Within Colius striatus isolate bColStr4 chromosome 5, bColStr4.1.hap1, whole genome shotgun sequence, the genomic segment ACAAATATAGACTGCTTTCCCCAGCTTGAATGCTCTTCCCCCAGTACAGCTATGCTGACTTCTAGGTCCCCTCTCCCTGGGGCTTTTAAATTAAGGAACTCTGGATACTGCAAACACGTGGCTGTAGTACAGAGGGAAGTCAACTGCTCTAGTGCCTCCCCCTCTCTTGGCTGCATTCAGTTGTGCTACAGAACTCACATGGAAACTTCTACTAGAGATTTGCTTGTCATGTGTAGGAGTTGTATGTTACCAAATGCTGTGACGGTAGTACTCTTGAAGAACACTTGTTAAAGATGCTGAAACACAATGTGCAACTTCTATGATGTACATGGTGATTTTTATAAGGCCTGGGATGTTGGTACAGTAGAagtgtttcattatttttggtGTATTCTTCCAGCCAGAATCTCCTCTTGGCTGAGATGTTACTGAGAAACAGCTACAATCCATGTTTAGTATTAAGTGTTCTGAGTCAGTTAACTTCCTTAATACTGTTTAGTAGTCTTTTTGCTGACTTCAACTATATTTATGTCTTTAGGGATCTGAAGCCAGACAATATGCTGATTTCTAATCAGGGCCATATAAAGTTGACAGACTTTGGACTTTCCAGAGTTACTCTGAACAGAGGTAAGAATTGTCTGTATCCTTTTGATGGTATTAGAATGTATTTTTGTCATGTTCCCATATTCTTGCATGCTTTATGTCTCCATAGAGGGCAGCTCTCAACTAAATAAGCTCAAATGTTGCACTAATATCTGATTTAAATTAGATAAATACTGATTAAGTGCATGCTACTAAAGGATCTGCTCTATGCATTGCACTTCAGAAGTTTTAAGTATTTATTCTTTGGGACAAGAGTGTATGAAATATGATCTAGAGCCATTTCTTTTGAGGAATGTAGGTTTCAAAGTTTTCTATGAAGTCACCTAAGAGAATTCCAAGAGTGAATGACTACTTCGGGCTCTTAATTGGTGTTTGTCTGGCTATTTCtatccttcattttttttcctctttccttgtgTATATTACTTTCCAACCTGAACTGGGACCTTCCAATCCCTGTGAGGAACAGGGAGGCAGTGAGTCCTGAGTACAAGACTAGAAATCAGTGCTTTAGCATATGAATATGATGTTTTGAAAATATAGCTGAATACTCAAATTACTGTGTGGCACAGGCAGTTGCCTGCACAGCTTAAGGTAAATAGCCAGTTCCTGAAGTAGTTTGCACCCTAACCCCTTAGCCATATCAGCCAAGCTAATGCTGCCCAGCACCAGTTGAGTTTCTTGAGGCAGCTGCTGGTGGGTACATACTTTTGTATCGAGGAAGAAACAGTTTGTGGGAATAAATTTGTCTTTGCTTGGGTTTATATATTTTGTTCAATGTgaccaattttttttccctcttgataAAACTTAACTAAATGTCTGCAATTTTGCTTATTtaatagcaaaacaaaaacctgacctgcctgttttttttcctctttgtagaGATAAATATGTTAGATATCCTTACTACACCATCAATGTCAAAGCCAAAACAAGACTACTCACGTACTCCTGGGCAATTGCTGTCTCTCATCAGTTCTCTGGGTTTTGTAAGTAATTTTCACTGTCTTTGAAGTACTTCATTCTCTTAGTTTACTTACTATCCTAAATGTAGTAATAGGAGTGATAAGACTATTCTTGCACCACTTCTGCCATTTAGTAGAAGGATATTATGTTTCCAGCACCTTGAAGTTCTGCAGTGTTCCGGACTGTATTTCCAATTACTGACTGTCctttgtgctttaaaaatactgttaaatGAGCATGGCTAAACTCCAATGTAAGTGTAATGAAGAATGTGTGAAGTTACAATCTCAATCCTAGATCTCTTGTTCAGGCTTCATTAACTTTTAACTATGCTTCTCCCTGCTTGATAGTATACTCCTGTTGGAATGAAAATGCCAGGGCCTAGTTCAAGTCAATCATCTGACAGTCTGCATGGAGTGGCTTCTCCCTTACCTACGGTACAAAAGGAAAATACCCCTCTTTCAGCTAAATTATTCAAAACATGTGAGTATACTAGACCTAGTAGTACTCTGGCTGTAAGGTTGGGGTCTTTTAATTTCATGAGTAGGTTGGACACACTTGATAAAAGGTGCTTCCATCAGTGCCTTGCTGTCTACTGCTCTTCCAGTACTGAAGGTCTGTCACTTTTTCACCTACACTTCTTACATattcttttgattttcttttttcaaatgcaCAACCACTGAATTCAAAATGATACTTTAAGATTTTACAGAAATAGCGTCAGTTTTCGTCATATACTTGTTGCAAATGGCTTTGTATAGCAATGTGTGCTTTCATTTAAATTGtcttgtcttcctgctttcttctttctaacctgaaatgagaaagaaggTTAATATGGTGCTAGTGCTAAATTCTTGGCAAGTGTGGAGTATGCAGGAAAGATGAtgggagaaattatgaaaaCTATGCATGACATCACAACTTCCTTCAGTGTGAAAGTACGTGTTGCCTATTCATAGCAacatctgaattattttttcctctctcaagATCTTGACTCTTCTCAATTAACTCCCGTGATGCCAGTGAGAAGTTTAACTCCTACTCTGCTTCAGTCAAGAAAAAGGTTTGGTACGTCCAGTGCCAGTAGTCAGTTGCACACATGTGTGTCCAGTATGGAATCAGAATGcttcagcagccccaggtgggagAAAGATGTAGAGGTCAGGACTGTTTCATCTTCCATTATAAATGAAAATTGGCTTGTACTTGTATATACACTGTTGAAGATCTCTACTTTCTTCCCCCGGTTATTTCAAGTGAAGAGCAGCCTTCCTACAGGAAAAGGAGCAGGGCTTGTAATCCTTGCTGAACAGGAGTTTTTTAATCAaacttgtattattttttttttcttcaaataaataGCAGAAAAACCAAATGCAATTTAGCCTGCAGCAGAGGAGTGAGGAAGGCTTCAACTGAACAGGCCTGGTTTAGCCCTGTTCTTCCCAAAATGGGCAGTGCTGTCACTGCTGGCTctttggaatcacagaatcttaagagttggaagggacctcaaaaagatcatctagtccaaccccctgccagagcaggaccacctagagtaggtcatacagaaactcatccaggtgggtttgaatgtctccggagaaggagactccacagcccatctgggcagcctgttccagtgctccctcacctgaacagtgaagaagttttcccttgtgtttctttggaacctcttgtgttccagtttgtacctgttgccccttgtcctatcactgagaacagcctggctccatcctcctgccacccacactttacatatttataaacattaatgaggtcaccccccAGTCTCCTTCTCCAAgttcaagagccccagctccctcagcctttcatcataagggagatgctccatacccttaatcatctttgtgaccctgcACTGACTATCTCAAGCAAAGCTTGAGAGAAACTGACCTTGTTGCTATAGTTTTAGTAGCTCAGCATGCAGCCaaaagaatttatttaaaagatggaaactgagagaaaataataaaatgcacTTCAAACTTCTACTAAGTATTAAAACCTGAAAGTTTAAGGTTTATATACTGAAGGATTTTGCATCACTTAACCAAGCACCAGTAATTATAGCTGATGCAAAGTACTTTCTAGTATTTGAAACTGTTGATGAAATGCTGtacaaatacatacataaaaGAAACCACTAGTATGCTATTTGGTTCTGATTTAGGTCATGCACAAACTTGTTTAAAACAGTTTActctttattttatatttcctaTTCCCAAGGCCTTGTTTTTAATATTGTGTTACCAAAATAATAGTAATACCAGATTTTCCTTATGTCATCTCTGATAATATGCTACAGGGGTCGTATGATGGAGTTCTTTGGTTTGAGGGTTCTTGGAAACTGAGAACTTAAGTAGCCTAATTTCTTACTATCAAAGCATAAATAAAACTTCAATTGCTGTATTTCTTCATCCTTAGGaatttaaaaatactgcattttctATTGTATTCTAGAAAGTTTGTTCTCAAAGTTAAAATATCAAATTATCCTTAATGTAGTTTTGAATTTTTTGTTAAGTCATGTTTGTCACTAGTGGTTATAAAGAACAAGTCATGCTTGCCAATTTGCAGTTCTTTATGGAAGTGGGAAACAAGGTATTTTAAAGGACACGTTTCTGTAATGTTGTGATACTATTTTTCTTGATACTCAAAAGTTAATGTGCTTATTTGCAGCAAAGTGAAGATGAACTATGTGCTGCAACAGACCAAACAAATAACAGTGGGTCAACTCTCCTTTCAAATGCAGCGTTAGTGAATAGCAAAGGTATtaaagctttaaagaaaaaagaactggaGTGTGCCCTctctcccatcagcagcaatgattctggcagcaggcagaagctgggaAGTGAATACTCTGGTCTAACAGATACTCCTGTGACTACGCTGGATGTGAAAGGTGTAGtcagaaaatgtctttctgaaaataagGTTTGGGAAGAAAAACTCCTTGTAAATAAGAGAGATGTGGTTAATGAAACAGCAGAAGCTTCCAATCAGCAACAGTCACCTTCAAGGCAAAAGGAGCCTATTGTAGAGGAAGAGTTTTTTGAAAAGCCAGGTGTAAAAAGAAGCTTTGAATTAGTTGACACTAGTCCTTGTCAGGAGCTTAACTATGTGAAAAAAAGCACTGCTGAATATAAACGTGGCTGTCAGATCTCAGAATTTCCAGCAAACAACAGGACAGGTTTGACAACAGAAATTCAGTCCTTAATGCTTCATGATGATGGATCCCTACGTGACACCtgcaaaagcacagaagaagTGAAGAGTTTCACTGGTAATCagcaaacaggagaaaaatcacTCACTCCAGTTATAGCCAAAAATCTTATGTGTTATTTGGATGCAGACTGtgaaaaagatgataaaaagGAGTACATGAACTCAAGCTTTTTAGGCACTGATGATGAAAAACCTTTAGGAATCCTCAGTGCAGATTCTGACTTAACATTTCCTGAAATGTCTGTTACAGAAGGCCATTtagaaaagcagctttcagaCTTGGACAAAAGTGTTAAAGACCTCTCCTTTGAGGAACCAAAACCAGAAGGCATGCTAATAACATCACCAGAGTCCCATCATGCTTCCCAAAACACAGAGGAAGCACATGCTGCCCAGGACTGCAAGTCATTCTGTCACAAAAAGGATAATGACcaaaaacacatgaaagaaacTCATCCTGACACAGAATCTTCTCCTTCAGAAACAATGATGGAAGCATtgaatctcttaaaaaaaaatgctgttgttTTTCGCAGTTATAATAGTCCAATTAATATATCCAATGTGTCTGAGCCATGTAGCATGGCTTCCTTGGATGTAATGGATCTTTCACCTGCTTGTAGTGGATCTTACCCAACAGCTATTACTCCATTACAGAAGGGAAGACCATACAGGGTCTATCAGGTACGTAAGGAAACATGTAGAAACTTTGTGTGCATTAGACACCAGTGagctgaaattatttcagttgttgATTTGGGGGGAAAATTGAAGTAGTTTGAGGTAGTCTGTCAAAGTGACCAAAACTGTAATTTCTATGAGAGCTTAGCAATAACCATGTGCCTAGCAGCTTGCCTCTGGCTCAGCATGCATTGTCTGTCCCCCTCTGAGAAATCCCTTGCTTTTACAGTGAACCAGTAAAGAAAGcctgtgctgttttctctcaTCCTGATTTTAGCAGAGTGTGGTACTTCCTGTGAGTAATTTCAGGTTTCTTGATGTAATGGAAAGTCTTTGATTTATCCTGCATTTCTCCCAAGATGGTCTGCAAAAGCTGCTCAACTGCTAGTGACTGCTATTGtgcctgctgctttgctttactCTGGTAAAAGTGATGGTGCAAGGTGTACTGTCAAGTAACAATTACAAGCCTATTACAAAGACTGATGGAAACAGTCATAGCTGCTTGCAGGGTATGAAGTTTTTTTGCTTTGACCTTTTAAATCCTTCTGATAGTAAGTAAAAATCTTGTTATCCTCAAGTAAATTAGAGCCTGCTTTGAGAAAAGTGAAAGTATCCTTTTCAATcagttttttgttatgtttttggcaCATCTTTACAAGACCTTCCGCCAGTTACTTGGGTTCCAACAGTAGCATTTAAAGCTTTCTGACAGACTTATCAGTGTGGTGAATGGTATATCAAGAGGGGACATTAGAAATGTTATtttgggggaggtgttttttttctaatgtcttTATCTGAGTTGCTAGCTTCTGTTTCATCTGCCTAAAATTTTAATTGACTGTGAAATTTAGCTTGCATTCAGCTGAAAGAGACTCAGCATGTACTTCATCTCCTGAGAAACAAATGGCTGATGCCAGTATGGGTTTCTgtaactttcattttaaaaggataGCTTTGTCTTATGcttctgtcttctattttaGTAGTCGATTCTACAGCCTTCATGGCACAGTGATAATGAATTGATCTCTACTGCACTGAGGATGAAGGTGGAAACAATTTTCCAAGCTATATGGCAATTAAGTATATACTGAAAGAATGGGAAGCTGCTACTAATTAAGTAGTATTTCCAAGCCATATAGGAAATCTTTCATTGTAGTCAGCCTGTTGGCTATGAGAACTTACTGATATCTCTGCAAACCTGCATCTTGTCTTcaaataatcatagaatagtagggttggaagggacctttagaggtatGTCCCATATTATTTTGAGAAGGTTTGTGTAGCTGTGAACAGTCACTAACTGCAGGAATTATCCAACCCACAGGATACCAGTTAAACAGTAAAGGGTTCATTTAATATACTTGAGTACATCTGGTATGCAGTATGAGGAAATG encodes:
- the MASTL gene encoding serine/threonine-protein kinase greatwall isoform X2, which encodes MKKADMINKNMVHQVQAERDALALSKSPFIVHLYYSLQSANNIYLVMEYLIGGDVKSLLNIYGYFDEEMAIKYISEAALALDYLHRHGIIHRDLKPDNMLISNQGHIKLTDFGLSRVTLNREINMLDILTTPSMSKPKQDYSRTPGQLLSLISSLGFYTPVGMKMPGPSSSQSSDSLHGVASPLPTVQKENTPLSAKLFKTYLDSSQLTPVMPVRSLTPTLLQSRKRFGTSSASSQLHTCVSSMESECFSSPRWEKDVEQSEDELCAATDQTNNSGSTLLSNAALVNSKGIKALKKKELECALSPISSNDSGSRQKLGSEYSGLTDTPVTTLDVKGVVRKCLSENKVWEEKLLVNKRDVVNETAEASNQQQSPSRQKEPIVEEEFFEKPGVKRSFELVDTSPCQELNYVKKSTAEYKRGCQISEFPANNRTGLTTEIQSLMLHDDGSLRDTCKSTEEVKSFTGNQQTGEKSLTPVIAKNLMCYLDADCEKDDKKEYMNSSFLGTDDEKPLGILSADSDLTFPEMSVTEGHLEKQLSDLDKSVKDLSFEEPKPEGMLITSPESHHASQNTEEAHAAQDCKSFCHKKDNDQKHMKETHPDTESSPSETMMEALNLLKKNAVVFRSYNSPINISNVSEPCSMASLDVMDLSPACSGSYPTAITPLQKGRPYRVYQTPGRGDAGTPYRTPKSVRRGAAPVEGERILGTPDYLAPELLLTKPHGTLISGSAVDWWALGVCLFEFLTGIPPFNDETPTQVFQNILKRDIPWPEGEEKLSDNAQNAIDILLTIDSTKRAGLKELKHHPLFHDVDWDNLQNQTMPFIPQPDDETDTSYFEARNNAQHLTVSGFSL
- the MASTL gene encoding serine/threonine-protein kinase greatwall isoform X1; its protein translation is MGWKRSSHTASRPRCARGAASAVWLPAPRASSRISATTHGTHVIEWVLKAHLAPNPCHEKGHLLQQAAWSHIQYSLQHLQQWVMKKADMINKNMVHQVQAERDALALSKSPFIVHLYYSLQSANNIYLVMEYLIGGDVKSLLNIYGYFDEEMAIKYISEAALALDYLHRHGIIHRDLKPDNMLISNQGHIKLTDFGLSRVTLNREINMLDILTTPSMSKPKQDYSRTPGQLLSLISSLGFYTPVGMKMPGPSSSQSSDSLHGVASPLPTVQKENTPLSAKLFKTYLDSSQLTPVMPVRSLTPTLLQSRKRFGTSSASSQLHTCVSSMESECFSSPRWEKDVEQSEDELCAATDQTNNSGSTLLSNAALVNSKGIKALKKKELECALSPISSNDSGSRQKLGSEYSGLTDTPVTTLDVKGVVRKCLSENKVWEEKLLVNKRDVVNETAEASNQQQSPSRQKEPIVEEEFFEKPGVKRSFELVDTSPCQELNYVKKSTAEYKRGCQISEFPANNRTGLTTEIQSLMLHDDGSLRDTCKSTEEVKSFTGNQQTGEKSLTPVIAKNLMCYLDADCEKDDKKEYMNSSFLGTDDEKPLGILSADSDLTFPEMSVTEGHLEKQLSDLDKSVKDLSFEEPKPEGMLITSPESHHASQNTEEAHAAQDCKSFCHKKDNDQKHMKETHPDTESSPSETMMEALNLLKKNAVVFRSYNSPINISNVSEPCSMASLDVMDLSPACSGSYPTAITPLQKGRPYRVYQTPGRGDAGTPYRTPKSVRRGAAPVEGERILGTPDYLAPELLLTKPHGSAVDWWALGVCLFEFLTGIPPFNDETPTQVFQNILKRDIPWPEGEEKLSDNAQNAIDILLTIDSTKRAGLKELKHHPLFHDVDWDNLQNQTMPFIPQPDDETDTSYFEARNNAQHLTVSGFSL